The Plutella xylostella chromosome 12, ilPluXylo3.1, whole genome shotgun sequence genome includes a window with the following:
- the LOC105393414 gene encoding serine palmitoyltransferase 2: MAVVVENGRVPSNFMEVSDKQDKCNGTDNKLANGKVNHYKNGHVKNGLSNGVNKHNADRWAPVDWSQFELPAPADEGSMVTVALTQIGFLILMILGYLNQLLFTPKVARERNREGYAPLYNPFEQFFSRYVYRRVRHCFNRPITSAPAAEVTVKEWTTSDYNWSFQFTGKERRCVNLGSYNYLGFASGTGECAEAAAAATRRHGLSLCSPRAELGQCELHVDLERTTAEFFGVESAIVFGMGFATNSLALPGLLGEGDLVLSDENNHASLILGLRLSRVKVRVFKHNDMRHLERLARRAVAEGKWKKIVIVVEGIYSMEGSIVPLPAIMALKKKYNLYLYLDEAHSIGAMGPRGRGVTDYWGVDARDVDILMGTFTKSFGAAGGYIAGSHRLTSWLRAHGHAHGYAHSMAPAVAAQILTSMRALDTPPGRARVATLRDNTRHFRQRLRSMGILTFGHDDSPVVPMLVYTFSKMVCTVERLTERSLATVGVGFPATPLNKARIRFCLSAAHTRAQLDQCLDAIDDIADELGLRYARTAASKTVQQSHE, encoded by the exons ATGGCGGTGGTTGTGGAGAATGGTCGCGTTCCATCAAATTTTATGGAAGTTTCGGATAAACAGGATAAATGTAACGGTACAGATAACAAGTTAGCGAACGGGAAAGTGAATCATTACAAAAATGGACACGTGAAAAACGGCCTCAGCAATGGCGTTAAT AAGCACAATGCAGACCGGTGGGCTCCAGTGGACTGGTCGCAGTTCGAGCTGCCGGCGCCGGCGGATGAGGGCTCCATGGTCACGGTGGCGCTCACGCAGATCGGCTTCCTCATCCTCATGATCCTCGGCTATCTGAACCAGCTGCTGTTCACCCCGAAGGTGGCGAGGGAGCGGAATAGAGAG GGTTACGCGCCTCTCTACAACCCGTTCGAGCAGTTCTTCTCTCGCTACGTGTACCGGCGCGTGCGCCACTGCTTCAACCGACCAATCACgagcgcgcccgccgccgagGTCACCGTCAAGGAGTGGACGACCAGCGACTACAACTGGAGCTTCCA GTTCACGGGCAAGGAGCGTCGCTGCGTCAACCTCGGCTCGTACAACTACCTGGGCTTCGCATCAGGCACCGGCGAGTgcgcggaggcggcggcggcggccacgcGGCGCCACGGGCTCAGTCTGTGCTCGCCGCGCGCCGAGCTGGGCCAGTGCGAGCTTCATGTGGACCTGGAGAGGACCACGGCTGAGTTCTTTGGTGTTGAG TCAGCCATAGTATTCGGCATGGGTTTCGCGACCAACTCGCTCGCTCTACCCGGTCTCCTCGGCGAGGGGGACTTAGTGCTGTCAGATGAGAACAACCACGCGTCTTTGATCCTAGGGCTGAGGCTGTCGCGAGTGAAGGTGCGGGTGTTCAAGCACAATGATATGAGACACCTGGAGCGGCTGGCGAGAAGAGCCGTGGCTGAGGGGAAGTGGAAGAAGATCGTCATT GTAGTAGAAGGCATATACAGCATGGAGGGTTCAATAGTGCCGCTCCCGGCCATCATGGCGCTCAAGAAGAAGTACAACTTGTACTTATACTTGGACGAGGCGCATTCGATAGGGGCCATGGggccgcgggggcggggggttACTGATTACTGGGGCGTGGACGCCAGAGACGTGGATATACTCATGGGAACGTTCACTAAGAGCTTTGGAGCCGCCGGCGGGTATATTGCTG GCTCCCACCGCCTAACCTCCTGGCTGCGCGCGCACGGGCACGCGCACGGCTACGCGCACAGCATGGCGCCCGCCGTCGCCGCGCAGATCCTGACGTCCATGCGAGCGCTGGACACGCCGCCCGGCCGCGCCCGCGTCGCTACCCTCCGGGACAACACTAGGCACTTCCGGCAGAG GCTCCGCTCAATGGGCATCCTTACCTTCGGCCACGACGACTCTCCCGTGGTTCCCATGCTGGTCTACACGTTCAGCAAGATGGTGTGTACGGTCGAGCGCCTGACTGAACGATCGCTGGCCACTGTGGGTGTGGGGTTCCCCGCTACACCGCTTAATAAGGCGCGGATACG ATTCTGTCTGTCAGCCGCGCACACCCGCGCGCAACTCGACCAGTGCCTCGACGCCATCGATGACATCGCCGACGAGCTGGGTCTGCGCTACGCACGCACGGCCGCATCCAAAACGGTTCAGCAATCGCACGAATAA